The following are encoded in a window of Verrucomicrobiia bacterium genomic DNA:
- a CDS encoding aspartate-semialdehyde dehydrogenase — translation MRNSLHVAVVGATGAVGVEMVKTLERRQFPVARLTLLASARSVGKTLKYRGEDMPVTELKKDSFKGVDIALFSAGSSISKEYAPLAAAAGCVVVDNSSCFRMDDQVPLVVPEINAADVKLHKGIIANPNCTTAITLMALYPLHAAFGCTRIFASSYQAVSGTGAKAIEELRRQVNQIVKGDPVTKEVYPHQIAFNVLPHVDSFLPNGYTKEEMKMQNEGRKIMHHPTFRASVTCVRVPVYRAHSVAVSAEFEKPVTVAAAREVLSRAPGLDVVDDPENKKYPMPLFTAEKDNCEVGRLRQDCALDNGLCFWVSGDQLLKGAALNAVQIAEELLKL, via the coding sequence ATGCGCAATTCTCTGCATGTTGCCGTAGTCGGCGCGACGGGAGCCGTCGGCGTCGAGATGGTCAAGACTTTGGAACGCCGCCAATTCCCGGTGGCCAGACTGACCTTGCTGGCCTCGGCCCGCTCGGTGGGCAAAACGCTGAAGTATCGCGGTGAAGATATGCCGGTGACGGAATTGAAAAAGGACTCCTTCAAAGGGGTGGACATTGCCTTGTTCAGCGCCGGCAGCAGCATTTCCAAGGAGTATGCGCCCCTGGCTGCCGCGGCTGGCTGCGTGGTGGTGGACAATTCAAGCTGCTTTCGCATGGATGACCAGGTGCCGCTGGTGGTGCCGGAGATCAATGCCGCCGATGTCAAACTGCACAAGGGCATCATTGCCAATCCCAACTGCACCACCGCCATCACGCTTATGGCCCTGTACCCGCTGCACGCGGCATTTGGCTGCACACGCATTTTTGCCTCCAGCTATCAGGCCGTGTCCGGCACCGGGGCCAAGGCCATCGAAGAACTGCGGCGCCAGGTGAATCAGATCGTGAAGGGCGATCCCGTCACCAAAGAAGTGTACCCGCATCAAATTGCCTTCAATGTGCTGCCGCATGTGGATTCGTTTCTGCCCAACGGCTACACCAAGGAGGAGATGAAGATGCAGAACGAGGGCCGCAAAATCATGCATCATCCCACTTTCCGGGCCAGCGTCACCTGCGTGCGCGTGCCGGTTTACCGGGCGCATTCCGTGGCCGTTAGCGCGGAGTTTGAAAAGCCGGTCACTGTGGCGGCCGCGCGGGAGGTGCTGAGCCGGGCCCCCGGTCTGGACGTGGTGGATGACCCGGAAAACAAGAAATACCCCATGCCGTTGTTCACCGCCGAGAAGGACAACTGCGAGGTGGGCCGCCTGCGCCAGGATTGCGCTTTGGACAACGGCCTCTGTTTCTGGGTTTCGGGAGACCAGTTGTTGAAGGGGGCGGCACTCAACGCCGTGCAGATCGCG